A single genomic interval of Zunongwangia sp. HGR-M22 harbors:
- the hisG gene encoding ATP phosphoribosyltransferase yields MKKEKLRIAIQKSGRLNEDSLKILKDAGISIDNGKEQLKASARNFPVDVLYLRNGDIPQYLRDGVVDVAILGENVLVEKGQDIIRGEKLGFSKCRVSLAVPKSVKYNGIEDLEGKKIATSYPNTVKEYLAEKGITADLHIINGSVEIAPNIGLADAICDIVSSGSTLFKNNLKEAEVMLKSEAILAISPKISKERQQILDQLQFRLKSVLNARTSKYILLNAPNDKLDDIIRLLPGMRSPTVLPLAEEGWSSIHTVINEERFWEVIDELKRLGAEGLLVVPIEKMVL; encoded by the coding sequence ATGAAAAAAGAAAAACTAAGAATTGCAATTCAAAAATCTGGCCGCCTAAACGAAGATTCTCTTAAGATTTTAAAAGACGCAGGGATTTCAATAGATAATGGAAAAGAGCAGTTAAAAGCTTCGGCTCGTAATTTTCCGGTAGATGTTCTATATCTAAGAAATGGGGACATCCCACAGTATTTAAGAGATGGCGTGGTAGATGTAGCTATTCTTGGTGAAAACGTGTTGGTAGAGAAAGGACAAGATATTATTCGAGGTGAAAAATTAGGATTCTCTAAATGCCGCGTTTCTTTGGCCGTTCCAAAATCTGTAAAGTATAACGGAATAGAGGATCTGGAAGGAAAGAAAATAGCCACCAGTTATCCAAATACGGTTAAAGAGTATTTAGCTGAAAAAGGAATTACTGCAGATCTTCATATTATTAATGGTTCTGTTGAAATTGCGCCGAATATTGGCTTGGCCGATGCGATTTGCGATATTGTTTCCAGCGGAAGTACGCTTTTTAAAAACAATCTGAAGGAGGCCGAAGTAATGTTGAAGAGTGAGGCGATTTTGGCCATTTCACCAAAGATTTCTAAAGAACGTCAGCAGATTTTAGATCAGTTACAATTTAGGTTGAAGTCGGTTTTAAACGCACGCACTTCAAAATATATATTACTTAATGCACCGAATGACAAGTTAGATGATATTATTAGACTTTTACCGGGAATGCGTTCTCCTACCGTTCTGCCATTAGCAGAAGAAGGATGGAGCTCCATCCACACCGTAATTAACGAAGAGCGTTTTTGGGAGGTAATAGACGAATTAAAACGACTGGGAGCAGAGGGATTACTTGTAGTGCCGATCGAAAAAATGGTTTTGTAA
- a CDS encoding prohibitin family protein yields MNRLPKIAIPIFIGLVILIIFISKSTVTIGSGEAGVLYKTFGNGVVTDEPPMSEGFHLVAPWNRVFIYEVRQQSLDEKMTVLSSNGLEIKLDASVWFQPAYGDLGKLHKEKSEAYIERLLKPALRSATRAVVGRYNPEQLYSSKREAIQEEILEETQILLREQYVQVNEVLVRDVSLPSTIKDAIERKLRQEQESLEYEYRLTKAEQEAERQRIDAEGKARANRILSESLTDKILQEKGIQATLELAKSGNAKTVIIGSGESGLPLILGNN; encoded by the coding sequence ATGAATAGATTACCCAAAATTGCAATACCAATTTTTATAGGATTGGTTATTTTAATCATATTTATTTCCAAATCTACAGTCACCATAGGTTCTGGGGAGGCCGGTGTTTTATATAAAACATTTGGCAATGGTGTAGTAACTGATGAGCCACCGATGAGTGAAGGATTTCATCTTGTTGCTCCATGGAATCGGGTTTTTATTTACGAAGTCCGCCAACAGTCTTTAGACGAAAAAATGACTGTTTTATCTTCAAATGGTTTGGAGATAAAATTAGATGCTTCGGTTTGGTTTCAACCAGCCTATGGCGATCTTGGAAAACTTCATAAAGAAAAAAGTGAAGCTTATATCGAAAGATTGCTAAAACCTGCGTTACGATCTGCAACGCGAGCAGTAGTTGGACGTTATAACCCAGAGCAATTATATTCTAGCAAACGTGAAGCAATTCAGGAAGAAATTTTAGAAGAAACTCAAATTTTATTGCGCGAACAATATGTTCAGGTTAATGAAGTTTTAGTAAGGGACGTTTCTTTACCGTCGACCATTAAAGATGCTATCGAGCGTAAACTAAGACAGGAGCAAGAATCTTTAGAATACGAATATCGTTTAACCAAAGCCGAGCAGGAAGCTGAGCGCCAACGTATCGATGCTGAGGGTAAAGCACGAGCAAACCGAATTTTAAGTGAATCGTTAACCGATAAAATTTTACAGGAAAAAGGAATACAGGCAACTTTAGAACTGGCAAAATCTGGTAATGCTAAAACTGTAATCATTGGCTCTGGTGAAAGCGGATTACCACTGATTTTAGGAAATAACTAA
- a CDS encoding VWA domain-containing protein — protein MTLLNIIYITLAVIFALGFSYFQYYVKSKRNKKERLILFTLRTLSVFTLLFLLINPKIKSVTIQKVKPDLVLALDNSESISYLKQENNLSEIALFFKKDEEINKRFNVHNIGFGSEILAIDSTNFNAKQTDIFKVLDDVKSSFKRKQNASILVTDGNQTLGRDFQYFNASKNQKIFPIIVGDTTKFPDLSISKLNVNRYAFLENKFPVEVFLNYSGSKNIASRFVILNDGETVFSEEVNFSEENRSVRLEANLPASQVGTQTFSAEILPLKNEKNTVNNQNNFAVEVIDERTSVLILSSFPHPDLGTLKKSIETNKQRKATIKYASENIVKLNEYQLVIFYQPNNSFNNWFEAIGKANLNYFVITGTKTDWNVIKKSLPFLSKSGSNTEQDFYAEINPNFNQFQFEDIGFLNLPPLQDKFGDLKIDTDFETLLYQNLEGVTTKQPLLMISRNNAKSSAFLFGENIWRWRTKIFLENKSFEKFDKFIGGLVQNLSSKKKKERLNIEYESFYYSNEIIKFDAQFFDENYQFDPNANLKIKLKNDSINMVSDSRFLLRNNFYQVSFNDLQPGEYEFTVSEENSGIKKTGKFSVISFNGEEQFSSANFSKLKNLADKNESQVYFPDQLENLKSELLNDNRFSIIIKENIKSQAIIEWYILLFILVGLLAGEWFYRKYKGLI, from the coding sequence ATGACTTTACTAAATATTATATATATAACCCTAGCTGTGATATTCGCGCTGGGGTTTTCTTATTTTCAATATTATGTAAAGTCCAAACGTAATAAAAAAGAGCGTTTAATCCTTTTTACGCTACGTACTTTAAGTGTTTTTACACTACTTTTTTTATTGATCAATCCAAAGATCAAGTCGGTTACAATACAAAAAGTGAAACCAGATTTAGTGCTCGCTTTAGATAATTCTGAATCGATTTCTTATCTCAAACAAGAGAATAATTTATCTGAAATTGCCTTATTTTTTAAGAAAGATGAAGAAATAAATAAACGTTTTAATGTTCACAATATAGGTTTCGGAAGTGAAATTTTAGCGATAGATTCCACCAATTTCAATGCAAAACAAACTGATATTTTTAAGGTTTTGGATGATGTAAAATCCAGCTTTAAAAGGAAGCAAAATGCTAGCATTTTAGTTACCGATGGTAATCAAACTTTGGGTAGAGATTTTCAATATTTCAATGCTTCTAAGAATCAAAAAATCTTTCCTATTATCGTTGGGGATACAACAAAATTTCCCGATTTAAGTATTTCAAAATTGAATGTGAATCGATATGCATTTCTTGAAAATAAATTTCCTGTAGAAGTTTTTCTGAATTATTCAGGTTCAAAAAATATCGCTTCAAGGTTTGTTATTTTAAATGATGGCGAGACAGTTTTTTCTGAAGAAGTGAATTTTTCAGAAGAAAATAGATCGGTTAGGCTAGAAGCAAATTTACCAGCTTCACAAGTAGGAACACAAACTTTTTCCGCAGAAATTCTTCCGTTGAAAAATGAAAAGAATACAGTAAATAATCAAAATAATTTTGCAGTCGAGGTGATCGATGAACGTACTTCAGTATTAATTTTAAGTAGTTTTCCGCATCCAGATTTAGGTACTCTAAAAAAATCAATCGAGACCAATAAGCAGCGAAAAGCAACTATAAAATACGCGAGCGAAAATATAGTAAAATTAAATGAATATCAGTTAGTTATATTTTATCAACCAAACAATAGCTTTAATAATTGGTTTGAGGCTATAGGTAAGGCTAATTTAAACTATTTTGTTATAACCGGAACTAAAACAGACTGGAACGTCATTAAAAAATCATTGCCGTTTTTATCGAAAAGCGGTAGTAATACTGAACAGGATTTCTATGCAGAAATAAACCCGAATTTTAACCAGTTTCAGTTTGAGGATATCGGGTTCTTAAATCTACCTCCGCTTCAGGATAAGTTTGGAGATTTAAAAATTGATACCGATTTTGAGACTTTGCTTTATCAAAACTTAGAGGGAGTGACCACCAAACAACCGTTATTAATGATTTCTAGAAATAACGCTAAAAGTTCAGCTTTTTTATTTGGTGAAAATATTTGGAGATGGCGGACTAAGATTTTTTTGGAAAATAAAAGCTTCGAAAAGTTTGATAAATTTATTGGTGGTCTTGTTCAAAATCTATCTTCAAAAAAGAAAAAGGAGCGCTTAAATATTGAATATGAGTCGTTCTATTATTCTAACGAAATTATAAAATTTGACGCTCAATTTTTCGACGAAAATTATCAATTCGATCCCAATGCAAATCTAAAGATCAAGCTTAAGAATGACAGCATAAATATGGTTTCAGATTCAAGATTTTTGTTGCGAAATAATTTTTATCAGGTAAGCTTTAATGATCTTCAACCGGGGGAATATGAATTCACCGTTTCAGAAGAAAATTCAGGAATCAAGAAAACCGGTAAATTTTCCGTAATTTCGTTCAATGGAGAAGAGCAATTTTCTTCAGCGAATTTTTCTAAACTTAAAAATCTGGCTGATAAAAATGAAAGTCAGGTTTACTTCCCCGATCAATTGGAAAATTTAAAATCTGAGCTTTTAAACGATAATCGTTTTTCAATAATAATAAAAGAAAACATCAAGTCTCAAGCTATAATCGAGTGGTATATTTTATTATTTATTTTAGTTGGTTTATTAGCAGGAGAATGGTTTTACAGAAAATATAAAGGTTTAATTTAA
- the fabG gene encoding 3-oxoacyl-[acyl-carrier-protein] reductase, with amino-acid sequence MKLLEGKNAIVTGGSRGIGRGIAKVFAEHGANVAFTYNSSEEAAKELENELSETGLKAKGYKSNAADFEQAQELIKNVAEDFGAIDILVNNAGITKDNLLMRMSEEDFDRVIEVNLKSIFNMTKAVQRTMLKQRKGSIINMSSVVGVKGNAGQANYAASKAGIIGFSKSMALELGSRNIRTNVIAPGFIETEMTEKLDEKVVQGWRDNIPLKRGGSPEDIANACVFLGSDLSAYITGQVINVDGGMLT; translated from the coding sequence ATGAAATTATTAGAAGGTAAAAACGCTATCGTAACCGGTGGAAGCCGTGGTATTGGTAGAGGTATAGCAAAAGTATTTGCAGAGCACGGAGCTAATGTAGCATTCACATACAACTCTTCTGAAGAAGCAGCGAAAGAACTGGAAAATGAGCTTTCTGAAACCGGATTAAAAGCTAAAGGTTATAAATCTAATGCAGCCGATTTTGAGCAGGCGCAGGAATTAATTAAAAATGTAGCTGAAGATTTTGGCGCTATCGATATTCTGGTAAACAATGCCGGAATCACCAAGGATAACCTGCTAATGCGAATGAGTGAGGAAGATTTTGATCGTGTGATCGAGGTAAACCTAAAGTCAATTTTTAACATGACCAAAGCAGTACAACGTACGATGCTTAAACAACGCAAAGGAAGCATTATCAATATGAGTTCTGTGGTTGGAGTTAAAGGAAATGCAGGACAGGCTAATTATGCGGCTTCTAAAGCAGGTATCATTGGTTTTAGCAAATCTATGGCATTAGAGCTTGGTTCTCGTAATATTCGTACGAATGTGATTGCTCCTGGCTTTATCGAAACTGAAATGACGGAGAAATTAGACGAAAAAGTAGTACAGGGATGGAGAGATAATATTCCATTAAAACGCGGTGGATCTCCAGAGGATATAGCAAATGCTTGTGTTTTCTTAGGTAGTGACCTTAGTGCCTATATTACCGGGCAGGTAATTAATGTAGATGGCGGAATGCTAACCTAG
- a CDS encoding M16 family metallopeptidase — translation MRKFYLPLMAILFLAFSSCKKQEDSNSNSHTDANGFSYETFENDPTGLRLYTLDNGLKVYLSQNNEEPKIQTLIAVRAGSTYDPADNTGLAHYLEHMVFKGTSKIGTQDWETEKVLLDSISDLYEKHKATTDPEEKRAIYRQIDSVSQEASKYSIANEYDKMVSSLGAEGTNAFTSNEQTVYVNKIPSNELDKWLTIESERFSELVLRLFHTELEAVYEEFNRGQDSDSRKQYYAVLEGLYPTHPYGIQTTIGKSEHLKNPSMEAIHNYHEQYYVPNNMAVILSGDLEFDSTIQKVNDAFGVYESKEVTHPTFPEEQPITAPIEKEVFGPTSESVYVAFRTDGVGSKDQKIVYLIDYILANSQAGLIDLDLNQKQKVQAASSYTNFDNDYGFHLLYGMPKADQSLEEVKNLLLAEVEKVKKGEFEDWLIDAVINDLKLSEIRQFEDASSVAYAHMDAFIHFQDWQEVVDFTDDLKSITKDELVTYANEHYKDNYVAVYKRIGEDPNIAKVENPGITPVQLNRDKQSDFITEFNKSEAPALTPQYVDYEEAIKKEETENGLPVSYILNENNDLFNLYFIFDMGQDNDKEISLATGYLDYLGTDKYTPEELKQEFYKLGINYFVSAGSDQIYVGISGLKENLPKGLELLEHLWQNAKPNQETYEKYVASIMKGRDDAKTQKGNILFNGLMNFGKYGEDSRLRNIYTEAELKALDPAELVDKVKDLRNYKQRVLYYGKDPEVAVATVSAKHDVPQELKDYPEAKKYAEQDIGGNVYFVDYDMVQSEMVFLAKGENFDVEKMAATQLFNTYFGSGLSSIVFQEIRESKSLAYSAYSSYQMASEMDKPNYTMAYIGTQANKMPQAVDAMMDLMTNMPKAEEQFEAAKEATLKKIAADRITKTNIFWSYERLKDRGLDHDTRQEMYDAIKEMSFDDLQNFFDSNIKGQDYNVLVIGNKKDVDMEALSKLGEVKELDIDYIFNYEKQEDKQLKL, via the coding sequence ATGAGGAAATTTTATCTGCCCCTTATGGCAATCCTTTTTCTTGCTTTTTCATCTTGTAAGAAACAAGAAGATTCAAATTCAAATTCGCACACCGATGCCAATGGTTTTTCTTACGAAACTTTTGAAAACGATCCTACCGGTTTACGTCTTTACACTTTAGACAATGGTTTAAAAGTTTACCTGAGTCAGAATAACGAAGAACCTAAAATTCAAACTTTAATTGCCGTTCGTGCCGGTTCTACCTACGATCCAGCCGATAATACAGGGCTTGCTCATTATCTTGAGCATATGGTTTTTAAAGGAACAAGTAAAATAGGCACTCAGGATTGGGAAACAGAAAAAGTGCTTTTAGATTCGATTTCAGATTTATACGAGAAGCATAAAGCTACTACAGATCCTGAAGAGAAAAGAGCGATTTATCGACAGATCGACTCGGTTTCACAGGAAGCTTCAAAATATTCTATAGCAAACGAATATGATAAAATGGTGAGCTCTTTGGGAGCTGAGGGCACCAATGCCTTTACCTCGAATGAGCAAACAGTCTATGTAAATAAAATACCTTCTAACGAATTAGACAAATGGCTTACCATAGAAAGCGAAAGATTTAGCGAATTAGTTTTACGATTGTTTCATACCGAATTAGAAGCGGTTTACGAGGAGTTTAACCGCGGGCAGGATAGTGATTCCAGAAAACAATATTATGCAGTTTTAGAAGGACTTTATCCTACACATCCGTACGGTATACAAACAACCATCGGAAAATCTGAGCATTTAAAGAATCCTTCTATGGAAGCAATTCACAATTACCATGAACAATATTATGTGCCAAATAATATGGCTGTAATTCTTTCAGGAGATTTAGAGTTTGATAGCACGATTCAGAAGGTGAATGATGCGTTTGGCGTCTACGAATCTAAAGAAGTGACGCATCCCACATTTCCTGAAGAACAACCTATCACTGCACCAATAGAAAAAGAGGTATTTGGGCCAACTTCAGAATCTGTTTACGTCGCTTTCCGTACCGATGGTGTGGGCAGTAAAGATCAAAAAATTGTTTACTTAATAGATTATATTCTGGCCAATTCGCAAGCTGGTCTAATCGATTTAGATCTAAATCAAAAACAAAAAGTACAAGCAGCGTCTTCTTATACAAATTTTGATAATGATTATGGATTCCATTTGTTATACGGAATGCCTAAAGCTGATCAATCTTTAGAAGAAGTGAAAAATCTTTTACTTGCTGAAGTCGAAAAAGTCAAAAAAGGAGAATTTGAAGATTGGTTAATCGATGCCGTAATTAACGATTTAAAATTATCTGAAATTCGCCAATTTGAGGATGCATCTTCAGTAGCGTATGCACATATGGATGCTTTTATTCATTTTCAAGACTGGCAGGAAGTAGTAGATTTTACAGACGATTTAAAATCTATTACCAAAGATGAACTTGTTACTTACGCCAACGAGCATTATAAAGACAACTATGTAGCGGTTTATAAAAGAATAGGGGAAGACCCAAATATCGCCAAGGTAGAAAACCCAGGTATCACTCCCGTTCAGCTAAATCGTGATAAGCAATCTGATTTTATAACCGAATTCAACAAATCTGAAGCACCTGCTTTAACTCCGCAGTATGTAGATTATGAAGAGGCAATCAAAAAAGAAGAAACCGAAAATGGATTGCCGGTTTCTTATATTCTGAATGAAAATAATGATCTTTTCAACCTGTATTTTATTTTTGATATGGGGCAGGATAATGATAAAGAGATTTCGCTGGCAACTGGATATTTAGATTATCTGGGCACAGATAAATATACTCCTGAAGAATTAAAGCAAGAGTTTTACAAACTTGGTATAAACTATTTTGTAAGCGCAGGTTCAGATCAAATTTATGTTGGTATTAGTGGATTAAAAGAGAATCTGCCAAAAGGATTAGAATTATTGGAACATCTTTGGCAAAATGCTAAGCCAAATCAAGAAACCTACGAGAAATACGTCGCTTCGATTATGAAAGGTCGTGACGATGCTAAAACTCAAAAAGGAAATATTCTGTTTAATGGTCTAATGAACTTTGGTAAATATGGAGAAGATTCCCGTTTACGTAATATTTATACTGAAGCCGAATTAAAAGCCTTAGATCCAGCTGAATTGGTAGACAAAGTAAAAGACCTTCGTAATTACAAACAACGAGTGCTTTATTATGGGAAAGATCCTGAAGTAGCCGTTGCTACCGTAAGCGCTAAACATGATGTTCCTCAAGAGTTAAAAGATTACCCTGAAGCTAAAAAGTACGCTGAACAAGACATAGGAGGAAATGTTTACTTTGTAGATTATGACATGGTGCAAAGTGAAATGGTTTTTCTTGCAAAAGGGGAAAATTTTGATGTAGAAAAGATGGCGGCTACACAATTATTCAATACATATTTTGGTAGTGGCTTATCATCTATTGTATTTCAGGAAATACGGGAGTCTAAATCTTTAGCATATTCAGCTTACTCAAGTTACCAAATGGCTTCAGAAATGGATAAACCCAATTATACGATGGCATATATTGGTACACAAGCCAATAAAATGCCACAAGCAGTAGATGCTATGATGGACCTTATGACGAATATGCCCAAAGCAGAAGAACAATTTGAAGCTGCTAAAGAAGCCACTTTAAAGAAAATTGCAGCAGATCGAATTACAAAAACAAATATTTTCTGGAGTTACGAGCGATTAAAAGATCGCGGTTTAGATCACGATACGCGCCAGGAAATGTATGATGCTATAAAAGAGATGAGTTTTGATGATTTACAAAACTTTTTTGATAGCAATATCAAAGGTCAGGATTATAATGTTTTGGTAATTGGTAATAAAAAAGATGTAGATATGGAAGCACTTAGCAAGCTAGGTGAAGTAAAAGAATTAGATATAGATTATATTTTCAATTACGAAAAACAAGAAGACAAACAACTGAAATTGTAA
- the sucD gene encoding succinate--CoA ligase subunit alpha, which translates to MSVLVNKDSKIIVQGFTGSEGTFHAEQMIEYGSNVVGGVTPGKGGQTHLDKPVFNTVSDAVKETGADVTIIFVPPAFAADAIMEAADAGIKVIITITEGIPVADMVKASDYIKDKDCRLIGPNCPGVITPGEAKVGIMPGFVFKKGTVGIVSKSGTLTYEAADQVVKEGLGITTAIGIGGDPIIGTTTKEAVELLMNDEETKAIVMIGEIGGQLEADAAKWIKENGNKKPVIGFIAGETAPAGRTMGHAGAIVGGSEDTAQAKKAILKENGIHVVDSPAEIGKKVAEVIGK; encoded by the coding sequence ATGAGCGTTTTAGTAAATAAAGATTCAAAAATAATCGTGCAGGGATTTACCGGTAGCGAAGGTACTTTCCATGCAGAGCAAATGATAGAATATGGTTCCAACGTAGTTGGAGGTGTTACTCCGGGTAAAGGAGGCCAAACTCATTTGGATAAACCGGTGTTTAATACAGTTTCAGATGCTGTTAAAGAAACAGGAGCAGATGTAACGATCATCTTTGTTCCGCCAGCGTTTGCTGCCGATGCCATTATGGAAGCTGCCGATGCCGGGATTAAAGTAATCATTACTATTACGGAAGGTATTCCTGTTGCAGATATGGTTAAGGCTTCAGATTATATTAAAGACAAAGATTGTCGTTTAATTGGTCCAAACTGTCCTGGTGTTATTACTCCGGGTGAAGCTAAAGTTGGTATTATGCCAGGTTTCGTTTTCAAGAAAGGAACTGTAGGTATCGTTTCTAAATCTGGTACTTTAACTTACGAAGCTGCAGATCAGGTTGTGAAAGAAGGTCTAGGAATCACTACTGCGATTGGTATTGGTGGAGACCCTATTATTGGAACCACCACTAAAGAAGCGGTAGAGCTTTTAATGAACGATGAGGAGACTAAAGCTATCGTGATGATTGGCGAAATTGGTGGACAATTAGAAGCTGATGCGGCTAAATGGATCAAAGAAAATGGTAACAAAAAGCCTGTTATTGGATTTATCGCTGGAGAAACTGCTCCTGCTGGTAGAACGATGGGGCACGCTGGTGCTATTGTAGGTGGAAGTGAAGACACTGCACAGGCTAAGAAAGCAATCTTAAAAGAAAATGGAATACACGTTGTAGATTCTCCTGCTGAGATCGGTAAAAAAGTTGCCGAGGTTATAGGAAAATAG
- a CDS encoding M56 family metallopeptidase: MIIYILKFSGCLLVLYAFYRLFLESEKNHRFKRFYLLFALVASVIIPLITISYQVEAQPVQQTGFLIHEDTTKVSEVKASFWKDQLPAILWTVYSFGVVIFLFRFLGNISRLRRLIQKHEKVDEYWNIKVLLPFQPTPYSYFKYIFVEKDAFEQNNIPKEILKHEEAHVHQKHTLDLLILEILQVIFWFNPLFIFIKKSIRLNHEFLADEAVLKQNISALSYSNLLLNSSFAGHQATMTSSFKHSLIKKRIVMISNSFSKKRVGLKIGFLVPVLCCCIYFFNNAIVAETIQQDASIVSRNSYLFPSVIPTPAPRHFSGSNTGNRKELDSIKNSERIITITVDDAVISFGNVETNLENFVKDFNLFTQNWDEAMLKQTELSLMYYKSNIDIEKLKSEMAKTAYYKKTGKSFLPPPPAPTAPEVIEVLEDVPTPPNSPEIIEVVEDVPNPPAPPKKPEVIEVVENVSTVSKAEDIIAVEEQQPNGKTFQISLSDKKSVKELIKEYNVQLKKLNLLLP, from the coding sequence ATGATCATCTATATTCTAAAATTTTCGGGTTGTCTCTTGGTTTTATATGCGTTTTATAGGTTGTTTTTGGAAAGCGAAAAAAATCATAGGTTTAAGCGATTTTACTTATTATTTGCATTAGTAGCTTCAGTAATAATTCCGCTAATTACCATAAGCTATCAGGTTGAAGCACAACCAGTGCAGCAAACGGGATTCTTAATACATGAAGATACAACCAAAGTATCGGAAGTAAAAGCAAGCTTTTGGAAAGATCAGCTTCCGGCAATTTTATGGACTGTTTATAGTTTTGGTGTGGTTATTTTTTTATTTCGATTTTTAGGCAATATTAGTCGTTTAAGACGTCTAATTCAGAAGCACGAAAAAGTAGATGAATATTGGAATATCAAAGTTTTGCTACCATTTCAGCCAACTCCATATTCTTACTTCAAATATATTTTTGTTGAAAAAGATGCTTTTGAACAGAATAATATTCCGAAGGAAATTTTAAAGCATGAAGAAGCTCATGTACATCAAAAACATACGCTAGATTTATTGATATTGGAGATTTTACAGGTCATTTTTTGGTTTAATCCGCTGTTCATCTTTATTAAAAAATCAATACGTTTAAATCACGAGTTTCTTGCCGATGAAGCCGTTCTAAAACAAAATATTAGCGCATTATCGTATTCTAATTTATTACTTAACAGCTCGTTTGCCGGCCATCAAGCTACAATGACGAGTTCATTTAAACATTCATTAATCAAAAAACGAATCGTTATGATTTCAAATTCATTTTCAAAAAAGAGAGTAGGTCTAAAAATTGGATTTTTAGTGCCCGTTTTGTGTTGTTGCATTTATTTTTTTAATAATGCTATTGTTGCTGAAACTATACAGCAGGATGCGTCCATTGTTTCTAGGAATTCTTATTTATTCCCTTCAGTTATACCCACGCCAGCACCAAGGCATTTTAGTGGGTCGAATACTGGAAATCGAAAAGAGCTAGACTCTATAAAAAATTCAGAAAGAATAATAACAATTACCGTTGATGATGCCGTTATTTCTTTTGGAAATGTAGAAACCAATCTGGAAAATTTTGTAAAAGATTTCAATTTATTTACACAAAACTGGGATGAAGCAATGCTTAAGCAAACCGAGCTAAGTTTGATGTACTACAAAAGCAATATTGATATCGAAAAGCTAAAATCGGAAATGGCAAAAACAGCCTATTACAAAAAAACTGGAAAATCATTCCTGCCACCACCACCAGCTCCAACAGCTCCTGAAGTGATCGAGGTGTTAGAGGATGTGCCAACGCCACCAAATTCACCAGAAATAATAGAGGTTGTAGAAGATGTTCCGAATCCGCCAGCTCCACCCAAAAAGCCTGAAGTGATCGAGGTGGTTGAGAATGTTTCAACGGTTTCTAAAGCTGAAGATATTATTGCTGTAGAGGAACAGCAACCAAATGGTAAGACATTCCAAATTTCTCTCTCAGATAAAAAATCAGTTAAAGAATTAATCAAAGAATATAATGTTCAGCTTAAAAAATTGAATTTGCTTTTACCATAA
- a CDS encoding BlaI/MecI/CopY family transcriptional regulator, producing MKLSNAEEQLMQILWKLKKAFMKDLIDEYPEPKPATTTVATLLKRMRDKKFIDFVQYGRSREYFPLVKKEDYFSKQMNGLIKNFFNNSAAQFASFFTEETDLSESELKELRKIIDDRIKNQ from the coding sequence ATGAAACTTTCCAATGCAGAAGAGCAACTAATGCAAATATTATGGAAGCTGAAAAAAGCTTTTATGAAAGATCTGATTGACGAATATCCCGAACCAAAACCGGCAACAACCACAGTAGCTACTTTATTGAAGCGCATGCGAGATAAGAAGTTTATTGATTTTGTACAATATGGCCGATCTAGAGAGTATTTTCCATTAGTGAAAAAGGAAGATTATTTCTCTAAACAGATGAACGGACTCATCAAAAATTTCTTCAATAATTCTGCTGCCCAATTTGCTTCTTTCTTTACGGAAGAAACCGACTTATCTGAATCAGAATTAAAAGAATTACGAAAAATCATCGACGACAGAATTAAAAATCAATAG
- a CDS encoding nuclear transport factor 2 family protein yields the protein MSLKGKKLVEQFYKLFSNDPEEALKLMHADMSLDWHSSTGYRQLNKTRMRELLTEMTTTYEALRLEIKETIKEDQKVVIYYTYHVRTIENPEEELPLAHFMTIWHLKDNLLYQGSQISQLPNE from the coding sequence ATGAGTTTAAAAGGCAAGAAGTTAGTAGAACAATTTTATAAATTATTTTCGAATGATCCCGAGGAGGCGCTAAAATTGATGCACGCTGATATGAGTTTAGATTGGCATAGCAGCACTGGATATCGCCAGCTTAATAAAACTAGAATGCGTGAGCTCTTAACGGAAATGACTACAACTTACGAGGCACTCCGCTTAGAGATTAAAGAAACTATTAAGGAAGACCAGAAGGTGGTGATCTATTATACCTATCACGTTAGAACTATAGAAAATCCTGAAGAAGAACTTCCACTTGCACATTTTATGACCATCTGGCATTTAAAAGATAATTTACTTTACCAAGGCTCACAAATAAGTCAGTTGCCAAACGAATAA